From a single Populus trichocarpa isolate Nisqually-1 chromosome 17, P.trichocarpa_v4.1, whole genome shotgun sequence genomic region:
- the LOC7496602 gene encoding MATH domain and coiled-coil domain-containing protein At3g58400 isoform X1, with the protein MLGREMMKKELTEEEKGAMEEVAIDTVREERHVAPAHYSMTIDSFSLLSDMVANSYLEQYESREFEASGYKWKLVLYPNGDKSRNGDGYISLYLVMADTTGFPAGWEINAIFKLFVYDQLQDKYLTFGDGRLRRFCAIKNKWGFPQMLPLSIFNNASNGYLIGDSCVFGAEVFVIKSEGKGERFSMIKDPSDGTFTWEVQYFSGLTGEFYYSKVYLAGGHEWKLKLFPKGHIKQRGKYLSLFLELDDCTKSHTGWKLFVEFTLRIKDQVQSHHHEKTIHKWFSASENNWGLVSFISLSDIKNPSNNFIVNDTLIVEGVLNRLSVLKDFA; encoded by the exons ATGTTGGGACGTGAAATGATGAAAAAGGAACttacagaagaagaaaaaggagccATGGAGGAGGTCGCTATTG ATACTGTAAGGGAAGAGAGACATGTAGCACCAGCCCACTACTCCATGACAATTGATTCCTTCTCGTTGCTTTCCGATATGGTTGCTAATTCTTACTTGGAACAATATGAATCTCGTGAATTTGAAGCCAGCGGCTACAAGTG GAAATTGGTTCTGTACCCTAATGGAGACAAGAGCAGGAATGGAGATGGCTACATATCTCTGTATTTGGTAATGGCAGACACCACTGGTTTCCCTGCTGGTTGGGAAATCAATGCCATCTTCAAGTTGTTTGTGTATGATCAACTTCAGGACAAATACTTGACATTTGGAG ATGGGAGATTGAGGCGATTCTGTGCCATAAAGAATAAATGGGGTTTTCCCCAGATGCTTCCATTAAGTATTTTTAACAATGCATCAAATGGTTACTTGATTGGTGATTCCTGTGTGTTTGGAGCGGAGGTTTTTGTTATCAAAAGTGAGGGTAAAGGGGAACGTTTTTCCATGATTAAGGATCCTTCAGATGGTACTTTTACTTGGGAGGTTCAATACTTCTCTGGATTGACAGGAGAATTTTATTACTCTAAAGTTTATTTGGCTGGAGGACATGAATG GAAGTTAAAGCTCTTTCCGAAGGGACATATAAAGCAAAGGGGCAAATACTTGTCTTTATTTTTGGAACTGGATGATTGCACCAAATCTCATACTGGATGGAAACTGTTTGTGGAATTCACACTGCGCATTAAGGATCAAGTCCAGAGCCATCACCATGAGAAAACCA TTCATAAGTGGTTCAGTGCATCTGAGAATAATTGGGGTCTGGTGAGCTTCATATCATTGTCTGATATCAAGAATCCATCAAACAACTTTATTGTCAATGATACTTTGATTGTTGAAGGGGTGCTTAATCGTTTATCAGTTCTCAAGGATTTTGCTTAA
- the LOC7461256 gene encoding E3 ubiquitin-protein ligase RING1 — MGPQYRKLLLFDSSDGCKQICEAADDPGECTDNCQKIGECLRSCKGTTMDDCDYCFDCLDAPTCSPHHKLGKIALAMIVLSAIAFVLACCVIYVKFIRKRRRRSSSQQEDDEEEQRIETRDQLVDQDQGPVVDHPIWYIRTVGLQPSVISSITVCKYKSGDGLVEGTECSVCLNEFQDDETLRLLPKCSHAFHIPCIDTWLRSHTNCPLCRAPIVTNTDEATSSQANLGNTSSGEETQIEVLEDDQESDRETEGRDGELRIVTEEESRFQNENLNGEEDGIQQLRRSVSLDSLSAFKIIQALANVLPVVESDRNSGAGRAGIGNESTREIVQNRGVGNQNLMKSMAATSFGRSFRIGPSSLKRSLSCSGKFFLSRACRNRNSGLPS, encoded by the coding sequence ATGGGTCCGCAGTACAGAAAGTTGTTGTTGTTCGACTCTAGTGATGGTTGTAAACAGATCTGTGAGGCAGCAGATGATCCGGGCGAATGCACTGATAATTGCCAGAAAATTGGAGAATGTTTAAGATCCTGTAAGGGAACAACTATGGACGATTGTGACTATTGCTTTGATTGCTTGGATGCACCCACCTGCTCACCACACCACAAGCTTGGCAAGATTGCGTTAGCAATGATTGTGCTATCGGCTATAGCTTTTGTCCTTGCTTGTTGTGTTATCTATGTTAAGTtcattagaaaaagaagaaggagatcATCTTCACagcaagaagatgatgaagaagaacaaAGGATTGAGACCCGTGATCAGCTTGTGGATCAAGATCAAGGTCCTGTAGTTGACCATCCGATATGGTACATCAGGACAGTAGGGTTACAACCATCTGTTATTAGTTCTATCACAGTTTGCAAGTATAAAAGTGGTGATGGTCTTGTTGAAGGAACTGAATGTTCTGTTTGCTTGAATGAGTTTCAAGATGATGAGACTCTTAGGTTGTTGCCGAAGTGCAGCCATGCTTTTCATATCCCATGTATTGATACCTGGCTTAGATCGCATACTAATTGCCCTTTGTGTCGTGCTCCTATAGTCACCAATACAGATGAAGCAACATCATCACAGGCTAATCTTGGTAATACAAGTAGTGGAGAAGAAACCCAGATTGAAGTTTTGGAAGATGATCAAGAATCCGATAGAGAAACGGAAGGTAGAGATGGTGAACTAAGGATTGTAACAGAGGAGGAAAGTCGATTCCAGAATGAGAATTTGAATGGAGAGGAGGATGGGATACAGCAACTGCGAAGATCGGTTTCTTTAGACTCTCTATCAGCTTTCAAGATAATTCAGGCTCTCGCTAATGTTCTTCCTGTAGTGGAATCTGATAGGAATTCAGGTGCCGGGAGGGCAGGAATAGGAAATGAATCCACTAGGGAAATTGTTCAAAACAGAGGTGTTGGAAATCAAAACTTGATGAAATCCATGGCTGCTACTTCTTTTGGGAGATCTTTCCGAATAGGGCCAAGTTCATTGAAGAGGTCACTTTCCTGTAGTGGGAAATTTTTCTTGTCAAGGGCTTGCCGGAACCGAAACTCAGGCCTTCCTTCTTGA